In Dreissena polymorpha isolate Duluth1 chromosome 11, UMN_Dpol_1.0, whole genome shotgun sequence, the genomic window agggttgggattggggccatgcatagttgagattgaccctaatgtcataacaaaagttcagtatcaatttgaagtgaatccgtgtagaaatgaaaaaattatagtaaatggaaatttttggtgggtgtggcctatgtgggcggggcgccccagggttgggaatggggccatgcatggttgagattgaccgtattgtcataagagaggtccagtatcaatttgaagtaaatcggtgtagaaataaagaagtaaatgtaaaataacctaaaaaaatgagtgataatttctgacgcggccccaccccaaccgctataacttttgacccaggggtcagatcaaaattccaaatagtgcagggtcgcacatatgctcatagctaccatgtgtgtaagtttcaaggttctagtgcttttagtgtaggaggagatagtggccaggacggacggacagacagacggacggacggacggacggacggacggacggcggagataaccacaattatccccaccttttttcaaaaagcgtggggataataatgatTGATCTGCATCCGTATACCAATGATGTTTGATGTGAATCCATACACCAATGATGATTGATCTGAATCCGTACACCAATGATGACTGATCTGAATCCATACACCAATAATTATTGATCTGAATCCATACACCAATGATGATAGATCTGTATCCATACACCAATGATAATTGATATGTATCCATACACCAATGATGACTGATCTGAATCCATACACCAATAATGATTGATCTGAATCCATACACCAATGATGATAGATCTGCATCCATGCACCAATGATAATTGATCATACACCAATAATGATTCATCTGTATCCATACACCAATATTGATTGATCTGTATCCATATACCAATGATGATTGATCTAAATCCATACAACAATGATGGTAGATCTGAATCCATACAACAATGATGATTGATCTGAATCTTTACACCAATGCACCAATGATGATGTATCTGTATCCATACACCAATGAATATTGATCTGTTTTCCTACACCAATGATGATTGATCAGTATCCATACACCAATGATGATTGATTAGAGCTCCTGCTACAATGATGATTGATCTGTATCTGTACACCAATGATAATTGATCTGAATCTTTACACCAATGAAGATTGATATGTATCCATACACCGATGATGATCGATCCGAGCTCCTGCTACAATGATGATTGGTCTGTATCCGTACACCAATGATGATAGATCTGAATCTATGCATCAATGATGATTGATCTGTATCCATACACCAATGATGATTGATCTGAATCCATACACCAATGATGATAGATCTGAATCCATATAACAATTATGATTGATATGTATCCATACAACAATTATGATTGATCTGTATCCATACATCAATGATGATTGATAATTATGTATCCGCACACCAATGATGATTGATCTGAATGCATACACCAATGTTGATTTATCTGTATCCATACACCAATAATGATTGATCTGTATCCATACATCAATGATGATTGATCTGAATGCATACACCAATGGTTATTGGTCTGTATCCATACAACAATTATGATTGATCTGTATCCATACACCAATCATGATTGATCTATATGCATACATCAGTGATGATTGATCTGTATCCATACACGAGTAATGATTGATATGTATCCATACACCAATGATGATTGATATGTATCCATACATTAATGATGATTGGTTCGAGTTCCTGCTACAATGATGATTGATCTGTATCCGTACACCAATGATGATTGATCTGTATCCATACACCCATGATGATTGATCTGAATCCATACACCAATGATGATTGATCTGTATCCATACACCAATTATGATTGACCCGAGTTCCTGCACCAATACCCATTGATCCGACTCCATACACAGTGCGAAGACACTAAGACagatattaaataacaaaatacaaaataagctATTAAACGAAAGAATAGCGTTTGGCATATGTCCAAGGTAATTTTACCACCAACTCCGTTATAAACAAACAGGTGTATTATTGTTATCACCATGTGCGCATGTCTGTTTTTCTTTCCGTCTATCTGACTTACTATCCGTTCGTCTGTTTGTCCATAGACACAAACTTGTTTGCATGCATTGTCACACACTTTACAACGTACACCATTCAAACGTGCTAGGATTGTTCCATATCAAGTTGAAGATATGATGATGAGCTTGTGCGATTTTTGTCGCCCAACGTGAACATTTACTTTCTATAACATCATGGCTATTTATGTACAATTTCAGCAGCTTAATAATACCAATCATGCTCCTATGTAATTACTAGCCACATCCCGGTGGTGAAATGATTTATACATCAAAATTGCCCTTGTGGTAAAAACTGACCACGCACAATTTGCATGTTATTATATATGGCGTCGGACAATATTCTTCGCCACTATTTCGGCAAGTTTGAGTTTGTCCACGGATTTTAATCGGACTTTGAAACGATCTggtattatttaaaactgaaaaaggCCTGTTCAACCCTGAATTGGTCAGTTAAATTCTAAAAAGTATCACCTACTGATAACTTGTTTACTACATTTTCAGAGAAGCTGTTGCTAAGCGACCCGATGCTGGCACTCAAATGCTACTTCGGGCCCGCCACGCCCTACCAGTACCGACTAAGAGGCCCGGGTCCCTGGGCGGGGGCGCGCGAGCACATTTTCACGCAGTGGGAGCGCACTTATCTGCCTCTGAGAACCCGCCCCGTCAAGGGCGGTAACTTGACCGAGACGTCCGGCAACACTTATTTACTATTGTTTGTGATCGTGTTGATTATGGCGTACCTGTTATACATGTTATGTGATTGACGACTTCAGTGTGATTGACGACTTCAGTAAAGCTCTAACATCATAATCATAGGCGGAGAGAAAAATATAGTGCCTACAATGagaaaatcattattttgtatatttaaattatgttaagaCGAGAATATTAAGTGACAGTTATTCTCTATAACAAAGAAAAGTACAGGTTttgatacttatttttttaattcaaagctaCATACACGTTTAGTTTTAAGACATTTTGAAGCTTTTGATAGGTACGGTTCAAACACTTGTATTCATCTTTAACAgctcaaacaatttaaaacaatactcTGCTAATATTGTAACGCTTGAGTCCACTCTGTGTCTGCAAATAGACATCCGGGagaataatttaattatgtagAGTTAAAAGAAACTAGCGTAACGACCTAACGATGTTCTTCGCgatatacaattataaatgttattccGTTGAGTATTTGCTTATATTGGACGGTAGTGAGCTTTGTTTAAATGAGACAGCAATGCCCCGTTCCTCAAGTAGTATGGTCAActttattatatttgaaaagagTATATACGGGTAAGAGTATATAAGAGTTATAAAAATCCAAATTTTAACACATGAACATTTACATTAATTCATTGTTCGTTAAATGTTGAGTGGACTGTTTTTATTTCAGCCAAATATTTGTATCTATGATTCATaccaaatttctttttttgttaaGATTTATACACAAATGTTCTGTTAACATGGCGTGAAACCCTCCAAAGCGGTTACCGGGTATTATGCCAAATTTTCGACAATTGTTGTTTACACCAATTATACTAAACATGAAAATGTTTGTACGCCCAATGTGGTCACTAAACAATTGAAATCAGCTTTTAAAATCCGTCAACAAATGTGCAAACGCAGTTAAATTCCAATCAAAcacataataaacaagagggccaagaaggccctagttcgctcacctgaggggAGTTTagcaaacgtcaaacttgacctagacattgttcagacaaacatcctggccaagttttatcattattgaaccGAAACTCTGGTgtatggagtgtttacgaggtttttgtaagatttgacctggtgacctatatttgaCCCCTCTggcctcatgaccaaacatcaaattttgcttacacaaataaatattatgaccaagattcataaaatctgaaacaaaattgtgacctctatagtgtttacaaggattttgtataatataatgaaaattttgacaatctaagtgcaataattatggcatatATTATGCAATTTTGATCATTATCAAGCTTGACTGAAATCTTGTGGctatatagcttctcagcaactttaataaataatgcttgagaaatgtgaatgctagagtgtttacaaaccaaatgtggatggacggacggcggacaaagacaaatcctaaaacctcacctgagaaATCAGGTAAGCTTAACAGTGTGTTTtcttcaccgatctgagccattttccaacttatcaaagatatcaataaaaccaatgtcttgcctaagtttcacgatgattaggaaacaaatgtgacttctagagtgttcacaaggtttctctatagtcacataaggaaaactgcccacccaccccctggcgtccatgttttttttaccgattgggtccattttcgaactaatctgaaatataaataaaaccaatcttttcatcaagtttcatgatgattgggtataaaatgtgacttttagagtgttcacaagcttttgttactatataaataaatttaaaaaaaaaatgcgcccccccacctggcagccatgtttttaaacggaccggaaccatttttgaacttaactcTCGTAtataggaaacaaatgttcttaccaaatttcatgaaaattgggccaaaaatgtgacttctagagtgttcacatgttttcactaagtatatatagagaaaactgccccgcccactggcggccatgttttttcaccgatctggaccattttcgaactcgtccgagatatcaataaaaccaatgttttgaccaagtttcatgatgattgggcaaacaaatgtgacttctcgactgttcacaagccttttttttactaaataaatataaggaaaactgccctgccccctggcagccatgtttttcaacggaccggaaccattttcaaacttaactcacgtatctagaaaacaaatgttctgaccaaatttcatgaggattggaccaaaaatgtgacttctagattgttcacatgtttcactatacacatatagcgaaaactgccccgccccttggtggccatatttttttttcactaatctggaccattttcaaactcgtccgagatatcaataaaaccaatgttttgaccaagtttcacgaagattgggcaaaaattgtgacttttagagtgtttacaaggtttctctatagccaaataaggaaaactgccccgcacactggcggccatgtttttcaacggaccggaaccacttttaaactcaaccaacatatcattaagacaaacattttgacactgacaaagttacatgaagattgggcatgaaatgagacttctacagtgtttacaagtttttcttttttttgacctagtgacctagtttttgacccagcatgacccagtttcgaacttgatcgaggtatcattgggacaaatcttcttaccaagtttcatgaaggtcgcacaagaaatgtggcctctagagtgtttacaaccatgatggacggacggacgacggacaaagaccgatcccaaaagctcacctgagtaatcaggtgagctaaaaatacagaaaaagaaaacaacacgTTTAATCAGTTTCTATCTTACAACAATATTACAACAAAGATAATGATTGGTTCTGAAATGatattagacattttaaatgctCATTGACATCATTTTCTGGACAAAAGTTAAAAATCACATCGCAGCTTTTTTATGTCAATAACACCATTCACTTAGAATTAAATGTACAATCAAACACACACTAGTATTGCCCTAAGTCCCAAACAAAGCTATTATGGGACGCACGCAGTATcgttcaaattattttttaagtgttttgtcTAAACATGTTCGCATGAGGACGACACATAACTATTAAGACATTGTCAAATGTCTAAGAACACAAAGAACTCCGAAAATGAGACAGCATGAAATTAAATACAACGAAAGGCCCCATAACCGGCGCGAACActttatttaacacatttaattatgaCGTCAACGCCAAAAATATGTAGTAACGACGTTGATATCTCGGGTGTGAGGTCATAATCTTAAGTATATTACGTCATCCGAGGATCTGACATAATTCCTCAGGGTGATATGGGCTCCATGACGGCATTCACCCTGTCTTTGTCGTCCGACCAACAGTAGTGGCCGAGTTTCTGAAACAGAGTTCAATGCATCCTTTAGCACTTGATTTGATATCAAACGAGGCACGATGCTGCAAATGCCAGACGTAACCGCGCGATTTGTAAACAAGGGCCATTTGTTAAAACCctccatttaaaatatatacatgtaattatatcgAGCTTTTTTTCGTCAGAATAGTGATCGATTTCTAATTTGTAAAGTTTGCCTACTATATCATATATTCGGTTAATCATGTAGATCTATATACTTAAAAAACGAATACATTTTCTTGAAGAAAACTTCAGCACACACATACCACGCATAGAAAACACCTGCGTTTCGGTATTCAGAAACAGAGTTCTACTCATATCCCTCTTTCATACAAACACTTTGTATTTGTCTTACCAGCCAGTGAAGAGTTTTACAAGCCGAGCATATTACGAGCTGATCCGCCGTGTACAGTTTCCGGAATCCGAACTTCCTGTGAACGAAACACAAAAGCTCATCACAAGATGCGAGCTCAACGTGTCGTTATGATCAATCCCACAGCATCATCGATTTAATTTGCTACATGTCACTGATTTCTTTCGTTGTTAACACAAATGTTCATATCAGGACTACGGGCGTTCCTGTAGTcctgatatgtacatgtacctcaCTTTTCGAGCGTTCTTTTTGTTTGTCTCGCGGTCGTGTATGAGTGTGTGTTTAGGTATGAGTGTTTAGGATTTCTGGCAGTGTCGCAAGCGAAATGTATATTATCGTAACAATACTATTTTTGGGGTGGTGAGGGTGGTTATAGAACCCCAAACCTAGTGCTTTCACCGCTTTACGAAACTGTAGCACCGGAACAACATATGCGCCTCGGTCTTTAAAAacggaacttaatgcatgtgcgcatagtttcgtcccagattaacctaaACAaaaatgagacttcctttaaacaaaaaaaaaagcaaatagtCGCCCATAAGCAAGTGCGGACCCAGAGCGCGGCGCGATAATTTCATTGTGTGATCATACCTGTAGCAATGTCGGTACAGCTGCAGTAGCGTGTCGCCGTCGGAGTCCTCAATGCACTCCGTGAAGGTCGCCACCTGCTTGGGCGAGAAATGGAACCCCAGCAACTTTTGCCAGATTGACTCTTCACGGGTCACGTGGTACAGGTCCCAACAGGCCAAACCTAGCGCAGAGATGACCCATGGTCAGTTGCACATGTGTATATGTACGATATGCGTGTGAATCATTCAAAATTCATTAAAAGTGAGACAAAAACATCAATTGACATATATAAATAACACATAAACAGGTTTAATGTAAAAAACATAAATGTGTCAAATATCAGTATCGTGTTACAGGTTTTCTGTCAACCGTGGTAAACCGACTATCTCTCAAATGCTATGCTTAACTCAAAGAAATATTCTGTTCACACCTAGTACAATTTCCGAAAAATGTATCTCTGTAACAAGCTTATTCATATTTGCACATATCAGTTAATTTAAACACCTCACGGTTTTATGCATGCTGTATGACTCCATTTGGTTATAATAATGAATGCAGTCCAGGGCTTATATAATAAAGAAGAATTATTCCACATAGCAACACATTACCGGTAATCgcaaatggggttaaatgcatgtacataacgGGCTTAAAGTATTGTTTTTTTCCTAAATAAATacttcatttgaaataaaaatatattgttaaaaacgaaaatgtcgtccctgataagcctttgcgaattgcacagtctaatctgggactacattttacgcacatgcattaagtccggttttcccagagcgagactcagaTGTAAAATGTGCAATGGTAGGTAACCCACCAAGGTTAATCAAATCCCTGTGATCCGTCAATTTGTACATGATTTCAAAGAGACACTCCTTCGGTAGATCCATCAGCTGCGGTTTACCGTCTTCTTCACGctgaaaaatattatatatggaaacaaatattttttaatcggtacagacagacgcacagacagacggacagacgcacagacagacTTACGGAACAATGAGTCCTACATATCCGCAACCCAGACATACGGGGAGATATAGTGAGGTATTcaagtaaatattttttgtttagaagtATCGTGAATGCGCATGTATCTCGAAACATGCAAAACAATGAAGATGAGGTTGCGTCTTCAGTTAAGAACTCATTATGTTTGAGCTATGCCCGACTCAAAAATCCGACAAAAAGACTGACAAGAGAGGAATAGTTCATAGAAATCGGGAGTAAAGATGGGCTTTAATTAAATCTTAGTATCCCGTTATTACAACGAGAGACAACGTAATACACTCACATTTTACTTTAAgcttaaaataattttttctaTTAATTCCACAGACCCTTATATTTGGTTACCATTCAGGTGGAGTTATCAATCATTCTCGCAACattcaatcattttttaaattaactttatcattaaaaaaatagattaTACAGAGAGAGTTGGAGAAATTCTGTCATtcaataaagtaaaaaataacttgtaaaaAGCAGTAGaaaataatatcaatattatcGAACAAATCAAAGTTAGTCCGACGAACCTACCCTATCTATCTGGAGATGTTAGCAGAAACAAAATGTATACCTTATTCTGGAATTCCGCAGAAACAAGTTGTTTGATTTCACTGACCATAATTTGTCAGAACAACACTCCACTTTTCGGTATTCCATGTCGAGTTCACAGCTTCATTACAGCccaaaataaaagttaacaaaataaataagttttttctACCTACCCACCATATCTGTTTGCCGATGTTAGTTGAAACAAACAATATATGTATCCCAATCAGTGCAGCCAATTACCTCTGTGTATACGAATCCTCCCATCTGTGTAAGCAGGTTGGACACGTTCTGTGTGTGTCTGTTCCACAGGCTTCGACAACCGATCCTCGTGTCAATCCGACTCGTGTCTTCCACGAGATGTTTGTGTGTCTCGTGCAGTAATCTTTGCAAACGCCTCACGCCAACTTCCGTTTTTAACActtgaaaaaagaaaattaatgttATTAGTGCACCTTTAGTATTGATTAAGTTTGTGCATTAGCGTTAGGAAAACGTTTGCATGTGTTACACGTCGTATTCacctataaataaataaatcaatcaagtTTACTTGTTTTTCCTTCACGCTGCCATATAAACTATTTTGACTGAGGGAGGACTGGCTAGAATGTTCATTCGAAATCGTATCttagcctcgttctgagaaacggggtttaatgcatatgcgtcaagTTTCGTCCGAGATTAGCATGTAAAGTccgcatttttttgtttaaagggagtcCCTTCGTAGCGAGAATcctgttaaggcggaaagtagcGTCCCTAAAAGCCTGTATGGAcaacacaagctaatctggaacgacactttacggcacatgcattaagcccagtttcctccGAACGCGGCTTAATTGTTAAGCTTTGCAGCCCCAGATATCAACAAATTATCCTTACCTGTGTGAACTAACTGATCAAGAATCTTAAACAGTTGTCGGTGAGATGAGCCAGACAGCTTGTGCAGGAACCGAGTCAACATCAGCCGCAGTATCTGCAATAAGACGTTCGCGTTCGTCCAAAATAAATGTACTAAAAAGGGACCATTGACGATTTCTGATATGTCTGTCGTTATGGGATCTTTCTACGTGGAATGTCTTACTATATgtaggtcgcagtggtgtaatggATTTGATGTCCGCCTggcgaccaggaggtcacgggttccatccccaccgagggagcgttcttaatatctcccccatagacaccaagtactggttctaggcatggggaaacggactcgagagcctaaggctttcgatgcaatcgagctaaaatgaatagatttaaacaaactatatGCGACATATAACATCCTTAGACATGTTCCAATAATATGTTGATGTtggtgtgtttgttgttgttttttgtttgttttttctcaaTCAAGGGAAAATAAGCTATTTGTTGCTTGTGTAACAAATACCACATGTGAAGCCCTATCAAATATAATTGTTATTCAAACAAAATGgaagttattttttaataatagcaATATTTCCCCGATGGAGCACAAACGCTGCACGGTGTCGTATTTCTTACGTCAACAAGATACGCTTGTCTCCGGATATCGCGTGTAGCGTCCGCGAGGTCCATGACATCAATGAACTCGGACAGATACACTGACATCCGCCGCTGACCCCTGGTCCCCTGCACCTTGACGCAGCGCCCGTGACTCACTTCGCGGTTCCCATCTGGAACTCCGATTCTGGAAACCAGACCTACAATAATTGCTTTACAACCTAACgcatcgtcgctgtcgttctcaaacctcgtagctacaaaatgccaacttttcaggagagagaaaaacccgtctcatttttttataacgatgttttagaaattgaaattctgtaaaaataccaaacaaatgaagctgcaaaatacggtataagccgtagacgcgtaagtcatactgacagtcagacatggtagctacgatattttgtcaccacagttttgtcatttttatgaggtacgacaattcgtcctgataggaaacctcgtagtttcaaatatgttttttttataaaaacgtttttgtcaaatttgtccaaacgaaacgacgtacctataggtgaaatggcgtcgctacgacttttcgccaggaaaaaagccaacaatcattctacaacatttcgtcacgtggctttttcaagggctctgattggcgtagagctacgagatattgcacaaaacacgcgccagacttaatatattcggaaaagacaaaaaaaatattttgaaaattttggagctacgaggtttgagaacgacagcgacgacgCATATAAGTAAGTCGCTACCTCAGGCCCATTTAAGAAGGCATATCTAACAGGATTCAAATTAGAAGATAAAACCTTGTGACGAAACGAAATTATTTGACGAACCGACTATCTAAACGACTTAACAATTTATCTTAAAAGGCACATTTACTCCAGAGTTTACGGCCATAAAGACGCTTATAATAATATAGACGAAACGCGATAAATTTCACATATCAAATATaacttatatgggatgacacgaAAACGAGTCAGTTTTATTTGGGGGGAAATctcatttgacatatttttcggcgtaagctgtattaagccagcttttcaccctgacttgacctttgtaagtgtccaataatattaaaataaaatttcccgcggctaggtacgaatgaatacacttcatttattccattggctgatttgagtataacaccagaacattggaaacatatccgcgtctttgtaacactgttttactgcatgaaacaattttatctctaatgaaaaggctcaatagatagaacagttttacaatcaattttcgacataaatacagtttgtgcgttcacct contains:
- the LOC127850752 gene encoding F-box only protein 25-like; translation: MERVNISRGYVDWVKTSRGWALQNVDFCAEDVPNQLLIKIGVPDGNREVSHGRCVKVQGTRGQRRMSVYLSEFIDVMDLADATRDIRRQAYLVDILRLMLTRFLHKLSGSSHRQLFKILDQLVHTVLKTEVGVRRLQRLLHETHKHLVEDTSRIDTRIGCRSLWNRHTQNVSNLLTQMGGFVYTEREEDGKPQLMDLPKECLFEIMYKLTDHRDLINLGLACWDLYHVTREESIWQKLLGFHFSPKQVATFTECIEDSDGDTLLQLYRHCYRKFGFRKLYTADQLVICSACKTLHWLKLGHYCWSDDKDRVNAVMEPISP